In one window of Thermus aquaticus DNA:
- a CDS encoding sugar transferase: protein MAGVSALELRIPYRVAQTRSRTGLALALAPLPSLVAGLLLFGAPPWGEGVWLLVGLTALAHLLAFLATERMARYPGQESWSLVGFNLLLFTLFLVAVLAMGRLYYSRGYLLTATLLAFPLLLLYLRGLPPVRLALLPGGVADGLLRALGRELPPLRGLEGVEGVVADLHRLDPRALPLLAGAAFRGLPILHAARVYEGYTGRVPLELAEGLFALAERERGLYPLFKRAWEVGLVLFLSPLALLVGLLVALAVYLDLGRPVLFAQERVGLGGRAFKAYKFRTMRGAPREGAYAGEEAERITPLGRFLRRYRLDELPQLWNVLRGEMALVGPRPEQRVLAEAYAREIPLYALRHTVQPGLTGWAQVHQGYAEGKEETLVKLSYDLYYVKHLSFFLDLRILLRTIWVVPSGFRAK from the coding sequence ATGGCTGGCGTGAGCGCTTTGGAGCTGCGTATCCCTTACCGCGTGGCCCAGACCCGTTCCCGAACGGGCTTGGCCTTGGCCTTGGCGCCTCTGCCCTCCTTGGTCGCTGGGCTCCTCCTTTTCGGGGCCCCCCCGTGGGGGGAGGGGGTATGGCTCCTGGTGGGGCTCACTGCCCTGGCCCACCTCCTGGCCTTCTTGGCCACGGAGCGGATGGCCCGGTACCCTGGGCAGGAGTCCTGGAGCCTGGTGGGCTTTAACCTTCTCCTCTTCACCCTCTTCCTAGTGGCCGTCCTGGCCATGGGGCGGCTGTACTACTCCAGGGGCTATCTCCTCACCGCGACCCTCCTGGCCTTCCCCCTTCTCCTCCTCTACCTGAGGGGTCTTCCTCCGGTGAGGCTCGCCCTCCTCCCCGGGGGCGTGGCCGATGGGCTCCTCCGGGCCCTGGGCAGGGAGCTTCCCCCCTTGAGGGGCCTCGAGGGGGTGGAGGGGGTGGTGGCTGACCTGCACCGCCTGGACCCCAGGGCCCTTCCCCTCTTGGCCGGGGCCGCCTTCCGCGGCCTGCCCATCCTCCACGCCGCGAGGGTGTACGAGGGCTACACGGGGCGGGTTCCCCTGGAGCTGGCCGAGGGACTCTTTGCCCTGGCGGAGCGGGAACGGGGCCTTTACCCCCTGTTCAAGCGGGCCTGGGAGGTGGGGCTTGTGCTCTTCCTTTCTCCCCTCGCCCTTCTCGTGGGGCTCCTCGTGGCCCTTGCGGTTTACCTAGACCTGGGGAGGCCTGTGCTCTTCGCCCAGGAGCGGGTGGGCCTCGGGGGGAGGGCCTTCAAGGCCTACAAGTTCCGCACCATGCGGGGGGCTCCCCGGGAGGGGGCCTACGCCGGGGAGGAGGCGGAGAGGATCACTCCCCTAGGCCGCTTCCTCCGCCGCTACCGCTTGGACGAGCTTCCCCAGCTCTGGAACGTCCTCAGGGGGGAGATGGCCCTCGTGGGCCCCCGGCCCGAGCAGCGGGTCCTGGCCGAGGCCTACGCCCGAGAGATCCCCCTTTACGCCCTCAGGCACACGGTGCAGCCCGGCCTCACGGGGTGGGCCCAGGTGCACCAGGGCTACGCCGAGGGGAAGGAGGAAACCCTGGTGAAGCTGAGCTACGACCTTTACTACGTCAAGCACCTCTCCTTCTTCCTGGACCTCCGGATTCTCCTTCGCACGATCTGGGTGGTCCCCTCGGGCTTCCGGGCGAAGTGA